The DNA sequence TCACGTTCCCCAGCGGAGTCACCATTAAACAAGTAGCGGCAGGGAGCAGTCACACAATAGCATTGGCAAGTGATGGAACGGTATTTACTTGGGGAGATAACAGACAGGGTGAGTTGGGAGACGGGAATAGCGGATGGGGAACGAATCAACTTAGTCCGACAACGATCACGTTCCCAGGAGGAGCCACCATCGAACAAATTGCGGCACGATCTCGCCAATCAATGGCGCTAGCAAGTGATGGAACGGTGTTTACTTGGGGAATGATCAGTAAAGGAAATTGGGTAGGTTCGGATACTCAAGCTAGTCCTACAGCGATCCCATTTCCTGGAGGAGCCACCATCGAACAAATAGAGGCAGGAGCCTCTCACAAAATAGCAATAGCAAGTGATGGAACGGTGTTTACTTGGGGATCTAACGATGACGGCGAACTGGGAGACGGGACTATGGGAACTATTGAAGCTAGTCCCATCCCAATCGCGATTCCCGGAGGAGCCACCATTGAACAAGTAGCGGGAGGAGTTTGCTTCACAATGGCATTAGCAAGTGATGGAACAGTGTTTACTTGGGGATTGAACCTTTATGGTGAGCTTGGAGCTGGGAATATAGAAACTAATCTAGTTAGTCCTACAGTAATGTCAATTCCCGAAGGTGTCCTTATCGAACAAGTAGCGGCAGGGAATTCTTACACAGCGGTGCTAACAAGTGATGGAACGGTTCTAACGTGGGGAAGGAACGATTATGGTCAGCTGGGGAACGGGGGTAAGGGGACCGATCAAGCTACTCTACAAAAAGTAATATTTCCTGCAGATGCGAGTGCTGGTGATCCAATTCCAGGAGATTAAATTATAACTTATACCCATAATGTGCGAAGTGATACTATAAGATGTTTTAGTTTAATGACACTATACCAACAGGTGGCTAATAAAATTATAGTTTTATAGTCTATTCAGTGGATATTGTAGAATGAAATAAATTCGCGATGTTCACAAAAAGATGCGAAGGTATTCTCCTTTGGTTAAGGCTTTATCAAGACCTAAATTAAAAAAGATAGATAAATTAAGGGACATTACATATTTTATGACTAATATGTAATGTCCTTTCTTATTCCTGAATTGGGCCATTTAATGGAATAAGACCTGGTAGTTAAATTGGATACTTAAAAGTATAATTCAACGTACTAGAGATATTGAGTTTTTTCCGTGCTAATGAGCACCTAACTGGTGATCAAATCCTATCGCTTATTCATCGTAAAAATGCAGCCAATGCTTGGGGAGCAGACTTCCTAGAACCAAAATCTAATCCACGAAGAAATTATGATGCTTGTATCTTTTAGAGAATGTGGGACTAAGACTGCCAAATTCCAAAGCCAGCCCTACTTACTGAGAATGAGTGATTAGGTTAAACATTTAGGATAAAAAAATATACAGAAAAAGGGGAAGAAATTTTAAGTTTTGATCGCACTTGTGAATCACCGAATGCCCTGCGGCGTCTAGGACATCACGAGCAAGCCGCCTGCGACGATCGAGTGAGATTAATGAAAGAAACTCCAAAAAACCCACTATATTCTAGGGTTTTTGGAGTTTCTTTTTTAGAGTCAACGCTGCACAGGGATCGCCTTCATTTCATAGACTTTTTGGAGCGTAAGGACTTGATTTGTCTTCTCGTCATCATCCTCTGCGTAGAGATACGACTCCACAAGTCTGTACCCGAATATGAGAAGGATCATCTCATAGACGCAATTATCAGCGATATGGGATACATCCACATACTGCGAAAATCCTTTATAATACGCAGGGACGCATCGCTGGTAGTATTCGACCATGTGATTGATATCCGATTCATCAGCAATCAGGCTTGCGAGATCTTCTCCCAAGTAACCCCATCCGGATGTGTCCCAATCAATGAGCACGATTTTCCTCTCGGCATAGATCAGGTTGGTCACCCAGAAGTCCCGGTGGCAAAGCACGAGGGGCAGTCTTTCTATGCGGGCTAGTATCTCGTCTGCGTGGTTATCGATGTCGATGAGCATTTGCCGTAAGTGTTGCGGCAATTCGCAGTCTTCCGAGCGTATATAATTGTAGACGACCGGCCATGACCGGTAATGGAGATACGTATTCTTCATGAGATCTGCATGGCTCAGGTTGTTCAGGCTCTGCAATACAGCGGGTTGCTCCAAATACAGTTTGCCTTGATAGCGTCCTAACTCTAGCGCAGCCTGTTCATACATCTCACCGGCCAAGTCTAAACCTGTTACACCATCGATATATTCCAGCCATAGCTGAAATTCATTTTCATCCGCATTGATCTCGGAGTGATTACATGTCGGCCAGCGGAAGGCATCCGAGAACGTTGCACCCAAGTCGGACGCATATAGATCATATTCCCGTCGCCATGAACCTGGATCTCTGTAACGCTCCCATTTTTTCTGAATTTTTAGCACGATACGGTATGGCAATTTTTCACCATCCGCGGTTTCAGCGATCCCCGTTATTAGGTACACATTTCCCACCGTTCCGCCCTGTAATTGCGTAGTTTGGCAGTCGGCATAGATGATATCCTTCTTGAACTGTCGGCTTAAGGCATTGATCAGCGTTTCGAATTTAATAATCATTTCTTCCACCCTCCGTTTCTCTTCGTTTGCTTGTTCTGCGTGGTGATCCTTTTATTTCGAGCCCTCTTGTCGATGGGGTAGCCCGTTTTACCTTGGACATACTTGTTCTCACGCTGCTGGGCAATATATTGCTTCCACCTTTCAAGTGGCAACGAACCATCAGCAAGTGCAGCAAGAACGGCACAGCCCGGCTCGGTCTGATGACGGCAATCCTTAAATCGGCATTTCAGGAACCATTCCTCCACATCGGTAAAGCTGGCGCGTATACCTGCATCGGCTTCAAAT is a window from the Cytobacillus sp. IB215665 genome containing:
- a CDS encoding aminoglycoside phosphotransferase family protein, producing the protein MIIKFETLINALSRQFKKDIIYADCQTTQLQGGTVGNVYLITGIAETADGEKLPYRIVLKIQKKWERYRDPGSWRREYDLYASDLGATFSDAFRWPTCNHSEINADENEFQLWLEYIDGVTGLDLAGEMYEQAALELGRYQGKLYLEQPAVLQSLNNLSHADLMKNTYLHYRSWPVVYNYIRSEDCELPQHLRQMLIDIDNHADEILARIERLPLVLCHRDFWVTNLIYAERKIVLIDWDTSGWGYLGEDLASLIADESDINHMVEYYQRCVPAYYKGFSQYVDVSHIADNCVYEMILLIFGYRLVESYLYAEDDDEKTNQVLTLQKVYEMKAIPVQR